GGTTAGTTCTAAAGTTGAACAAAGTCCcacactttattattatttatcaagTAATATGAAGAAGAGTAAACAAGTATCCTGGAAATCATATATCGTTGTAATTTGCTACATTTGGTCATAGAAATGTTGGAAACTTTGGCAGTGGCTAATTGTCAGCTGATCTCATACAATGTGGGTCCATTACGTGGTGGGAAATTTAGAGCAGGCTCAATTAGGTTTTCAAAGTCACAATGGTGGTTTCTAAGCTATGGATCTTTTGGTCCAAAACCTATTCTTAACGCCAATGCACAACCAAAAGATACGAAATTATatagtttctcaaaataaaacaaaaaaatgatacGAAATTATTAGTCAAGGCAATTACTGGACTTTTAAAAGCGACATCTTtcaccctaaaacctaaaaatttctaaaacaatTATGAAAgctatagctttttttttaattttttttaattttaaataatactaaaagcCACAGCTAATGTGTGATTATAAATTACTAAAAGTGGTTCCTCACTATTGATGTCATGTTAGAAAGCatctttatttaattatttttatttacaactaCAACGCGATAGTATTCATGCACAAAACTTATTTTGCAGAGTTTAAGAGAGATAATTGGTAGACAGTTTTAcacccaataatttttttagggagAGGCTGATTAccttctttttaaataaatacaattcAATATGATTAAAGTTAGATAAATACATTAGAGTTTGAACCTATGAGTGACATTTGTTCTATGATAATTACTCTTTCCCGAAAAACTTCCTTTTAGCATAGCAGGAGTTGATTTTATgtcctttatttgatgacaaaGGAATGGGACTTACTATTTGGTCGGACTAAAACCTACAAAAACTTCTTaattaacataaataaaaaacatccTTACATTGTAAGATTCATGATGATAAATTTTGTGTGCCCATTTTGTTTAGTTAGAGAGAACATAATTGTTTACCACAAATATTTAGAAGTTAAATGgttaagaataaaataaataaataaataacttgagACTTATAATTCTTTTTGGCGTAAGCATGATTTGGACacaagttattttatttaaggacAATAGACTATACCAATTAATTTAAACTAGAAGCCACAATACAACTTAATGTTAGATTTAATGTTAGATTTTTAATTTGAGACtcctaaaaaaaagtttatctaAGATCTATGCACGCGCACACGCAAAAAAGATTCTGATTGAATAAATCTACATCGTGAATGACAATGGAGAAGAAATAGTAATATTACAAACACATGAAATAAAGGACATAATGTGGAAATTCATcagggaaggaaaagaaaagaaagatgttTGGAACAAGTAAATTGAGGTGAAAAATATCAGCAAACTTGATACATGACTATTCATTCTCATCTCTTTTCATGTACACTCTTGAGGGTCAAGGAAGTCACAAGGAAAACTGAAAGCATGCATAGCCCTGCAATCCTAATACattaaattccaatttttcatttcattatctCCATCTTCTGGCCAATCATATGGTTCAATTTCAAGGCATCAATTTATATGATCTCACTAAAACCTGAGACTAAAATAGATCCAAGCAATTAAGTCAATCTAACTCAGTAAGCTGAGCTCTCCTTTCTGCAGCCCTCTTCCTTATAAATATACCCCACCTTAAAGCAGCTTTAAGTTTAAGCCATCCAACAACTGCTTTACCTGAGCTTCGACCACGCTCATGACCAAATTTCCTATCCATCTGAGGCTCATATTGAACACTGTAAGAGAAACAAGCCTCATCAGGATGAGTAAAACCAGCTCCCATTCCAACACCAACTCCCATACTAAATGTCTTTAGCAGTCTTTGCATATCATCAGTCTCCAACATCTCTGAACTCCTCAGCCGGATTTCCTCAGCAAAAGGGTCTCCTGATCCCTGCCCAATTCTTTGTTGAGACCAATCTCCTGAAATATCTGCAGGAGTCCCAACTGACATGTAATCTGTGCTGCCTGATAATGCTGCTTGTGGGTTATTTAATGTCATATCTGCCATTTGATCAGACCTCACAAATGGAAATTCAATTAATTGAGGGACTGATTGGTGGTTATATTGGCATTGTGTGCCCAGTTCAGAGATATACTGCTGCCTGTTTTGATCATTTGTTATAATGTGATCTGTGGCATAGTTGTGGTCAGCTATAGGTGCAGCTGAGGCTCTTATCCCCTTCTTAGTACTTGCAAGGGGGTTTAGGACTTTGCTATCATATTCTATAACGTGATGCCAATTATCATACGCTCTCTTCACCAAGGTATCCACTGAAATCTGTATGAAGTTTCAAATGAATGAGCAGATTTACTAAAGAGGCAATATCAAATGAAAACTTAtcaaactagaaaaaaaaagatgttttgTCATCAAAAAATCAAGCACAGATGTAGAACAGACAAGCTTCTCTTATTCAGTTTGCACAATCCCTTAAGCCAGAGGTGTAGCTATGATTTATGACTGCACAATTAGTCCAATTCGCAGAACACCAAATGTGGAGAAAAtcaataatcatatattattaaTCTCAatccataataaaaatttacagcTGTTTGCCACTTTCTGTGACCTTAGCAGATTCTGTGCCTTAATTGTTCTTAACTATTTCATGCCTTTCTTTTCGTGAGTGTTTGATGTCATGTTGCTCTAAAAGGATGTCCATAAACGTCCAAGTAGTATTTTAATGTAGTTTTGTAATTATCTAGTTCTACAACTTTAGTACTGCCTTTCAAGAAACTGTGTGCAGTGTGCACAGATAATTTTAGAACCACAAGGTAAATCTGGCTAGATTAATAGATTAGTTTTGGTGAACAACGTTCCCAAGTAATAAAGAGTATCTAACCTTTTGGCTATGGGAAAGTGATTCAAGAGAGAGGAACTGCCCTTCAGCAATAAGGCCACTGAGCTCATAAATATGGTTGAAAACAACACCAGTGCCATGAGTCTCATCGGTATAGTAAACATAAAGCTTCCTGCCCAAGACACATGTCTTTGCATGCTCCACTGTGTTCTCCCACATCCTGTTGGACATTCCACTCCCAAGGATCTACATCATGAACAACAAATTAAGAAcagaaaataatcaaaaattgaactcaaaaaaagaatatgaataaatagaaaagagaaaggCATTTGTGAATGAATTAAAACAGAAGAAATCCTTACACTTCTTAATCTTTGTGCATCCTTAACAAGCACGCGGAGGAAATCTTCAACAGTCACAATGTCAGCCTTAATCAACTTTTTGTGCAGTGCTCCATCCTTCGCTATTCTATCCAATCTCCAAACTTCGTCATGCAACACAGGAGGGTAATGTTTTTTGTATACTGCAATTacagaaaataatttgaatttcacaaaattttatatcTAAAGAACCTAGACATATGAACTGACCTAGGACTAACACCATCCAACTCACAGAAAATGAGCTGAATAGACacctgaaaaaaaaaggatgctGTATCCAAGAAATTCTGATGGTTGGTATCTTAACCAAACACTCTGCAGAAATTCTGTACTCTTAGCTTCATGTGCTCAAAGTCATCCTATAGTAATTtgcatttgaaaatttcaatataagGTGATGTTTGAATCTCAAGCTACTATAATAAAAAGCCTTTTACCAGCTACATTGCCAGATTATATCAGAAAAGAATGCCTTTTTCACCCAAGTGAGGGTCATGAGCAATTTGACTGAATTGCTTCATGGCACCTATTTTAGTAATGATTGTAGAAAAAAATTACCATAGAACTCATATAGAGTTACACTCACGCATGCAATTGGAAGAACTTCTGTGCCTATCcatgaaaaggaagaaaaaaaaaggcttacCCTCTATTCTTACtagcaactttttctttttgcttcaaTATTCTTACTAGCTACTACAATGCAAATTGTTCTATCATAAGCAAAAGTAGCAACATTCTGAAAACTCACATTCACCCCTATGATCTTTTACAGCAAAAGCCTCTGTTTTAGCCTCACGAACGCGAATTTCCTCACAATATCCAGGGGCAACCTTAACACCAAGCCTGAACTTCCTGCTCCTTATCCAGCTAGAGTTGTCAGTGAAAGTGAGATCTCCAAGAGTTCCAACTCCTTCCTTGAGGACTACCTGTAGATCCCCAGTCAAAAGTGGTCTTTTCCCCTCACGCTCCTTAACCTCATGGTTTTCAAAGTACTCTTTTGTCCAATCTTCATCAGCTTCCTCATTGAAGTCTCCTTCAAGCACCACAACATTCAATTTTGCTGCTGATTCTAGTCCAGTTTGCACAACACTGCCTGTATTTAGATCTAGCAACATAACATGGATTGCTGCTCCTTGCTCTCCCTCAACCTTTCCGCCTGTGAATAGGTGAGGTGGCATTCTTGTTTTGAAATGAAGTTGCAGACATTTTCCATCTGGGCCTTGTATTCTTGGAGGTGGAGACCTATTATAGatgaaaaatttaattgttagtCTATAATCTGCTGATCTAAGACAGAAACTAGGCAGCAATCTGTTACAACATTACTATTTATTCTTAATCTGGTGGTTCATATACGCACTGAAGAAACTCAAAATCCATTTTTGAGTCCTAATTATGTCTGCTTTAATTAAGCCACATGCAATTATCGAGGAAGCATTCAATTCCATCTCATTGCCTACTAGGATTAGCTAGGATGCATTTAGAAGTTCATACAAGAATTAGTATTTCATAAACCTGTCTCCAGACTCATGAAGACCACAACAAGGTCAATTAAGTCCACATACACGAAATAAAAGAATGAGACTCTTTTATCCTTTAACATCCTCCATCTCTACAAGTCTGTTTGTGTGacagaataataaatttcttcatttgtttccaTTCTTGCATAGAAACTCAACCATGACTGCTTACACCATCTTCTAGGATATAActacagaaaaaaaaatgattaaagcaCGTTCCATGCTTTATTTGCATTACTACTTTATATGCTAAACCACAGAAGCACCAAGAAAATTTTATTGCCTTTGAAATTACATTTCCCTAGGGGTGTACAATATCCTCCTTTTTTATGTAATATAACTTTCTTCATCAATCATTCCCTGAAAAGGCATATGTAGAATCTCACTTTGCCACTTCATTTAACCTTATAGATAAACATTCTATGAACTACAAGTCTACAGCAACTTGGGAATTATGTTAACTCTGATGTTTAATATTTCTTAATGATGTATTCCCAAGGAGACTCACTAGAAGTAGCAGACTCTCTAATCAAGTCAGTATGCCTCATACTAAAAAGGATTACTTACTGCTGCCAAAATATTGTCATTTGTCTTTAATCTTTTGTCAGCATCATAAAGATCTCTGGCTGAAAATGAAAAAGGGATGCTAATTGCCAGTATCTAATATTAATGTTGGAACTCACCTTCCAGGCAGATCAGATTGGCCTAACTTTGTCAAGGCACGCTCCACTTCTTCACTGACCTGTTATTTATGAAAATGGTggaattattatatatatatatatatatatattatttctttcaaaAGCCTATAGAAAAGATGCAATATGTCCTATACATGTGAATGCATAATGGATGATAGTAACAAAGTAATATGATTCATTCCTTTCACTATGTTGTAGGTGGACTTCAAAAAGTAGTAAAAGAACCACATTAGTTATCTATTGTTATGAATTGTCATTTGcgaaacttaaaagaaaaagtaattttcaagATATGAACATTTTAAGATAACAAAATGAAGTTTAATCATTTCCACAAACTGAACCAATATGCAAATTCTATTGCTGAGCAAGGAAAATTATCCAAAACTCAGCAATTGTTATCAGCTGAAAGAGGGCTGGTCAGAATAAAAGAATGATTCTCCAATTTTGCAGTAACTCACTTGGGAAAAGTAACTGTACGACTTACAATTCTGCGAAGAAGAGGCTCCAAAGATGAGCAAAGTCTTTGCAGACTATCCACATTCAAAGCTTCCACAATTACACTGCACATAGATTGAACTGTACAATCATTGAAGTGGACTCAcaaaactgaaactgaaaacttgcATAGAGAACATTAAgcaataatgtaaaaaaaaaaaaaaaagaaaagaaaagaaataccatGTGATATTGAACTATACTGTTGATCAAATTTCTAGAGAAGTTTAAGGAAATCAAAATGTAAAATCAAAACCTTTAGTACATACATACAAAGTTATACCCCCTTTGCCTCGCCTCTCATTAATAGCCATCTATTAATTCCATACTATCTAAGAAACCATCTAAGAAACAGGGGTCAGTAGTAAATTTAACCATCCCTTTCTTGCTTATCAAGTATTTAGTAtatgtttctccaaaaaaaaaagtatatatttttgaaGAACTATCCAATGTTTCCTATATACTATCATGTGATTGAGTTCACATTTGAGTAATTTCAAATTGCAATGGCAAGAGACTGATCATGATTGGTGGAGTATAAAAGAGGAATAATAGATTGGGATACAGGATTTTTACTCCGGGAAAAGACATTCTGAAGTAACACTATTATGTGCACAACAAAATTTCTAATGCGAAAATGGCATCAGATTATAAACTAGTATTAATGGAGAAACTGATTCAAATCCATAAAACTATTCCAGAGCTTATGTGCACAAAGACTATCCAAAAAGCAAAAGCAGAAAACTTtaaaccatttttaaaaataaaacaaaagcacccatcaacaaaaacccaatataTTCATTACTCAATGAAGAAATTATACGAAACAAACCTCGCTAAAGCAGGCAACTTTGGCTTCTTCGATCCAGGCACGTGCTCTGCATCATCCTCCACATCCTGCTCATACCCTCTCTTGTCCACTCTATTGCTTCTTGAACTTTCCATATATGAAAACTTATCCAATCCAAGCAATGCTTTTGctataatttccaaatttagaAACCCAATAAGATTGTTAGTTAGTTTGTTACCAAGACGCTTCACAGAAGAAGCAACACCAACTCTAAGCCTCAaatatcaaacccaaaaaacaaaagctgCTTTTTATGGAAATTTCTGGATCTGGGTAGTGAATGAAAGATTTATTTGTTGAGTCCATTAAGATAGATctaaataaaggtttttatcattattttattatatataaaaaattgaagtatatatatatttaaattatatatgtgcGTGTATGGAGGGTATATAATTGAAGATCACAGCTGTATTAGTGTGTATTGCATCGTGTGAGTGCATGTTacgttgaaagttgaaaccgcgttttttggtttctttttgtgGGACTCATGAGACTCATGTAAGAACCTATTTGCTTTAATTTAGTTTGACTGTCTTTTTCGTATAAAGAAAGTCAAATGGCTGACAATTTAGTTGAGTTCCAACCGACAGTAACGACCCCACGTATCTGATTTAATGACGTTGGTGTTTGGCTTAGGATATCATAGTTCAGTTCCTGTTTGGATAGTATGAAAATGTACCATTGGCCTTGGATGTTAGTCTGGGTCCGATCACAAAAGTGCTTTGAGAGCCTCAAACTGTTCTGTTTTTAGTACAATTTGAATTGCCAAACATTTGATAATTCCAAAAAGCTAAAGAGTTTTGAAGAGGTCgttcaaactaaaaaaaactttaatactGATTACTAAGCTGAAGTTATGAACTTTATGTGAAAAAACTCTACAATTCAATATTCATGTTTTATAAATTCcgaattttaaaaacattgtTCATAACGATTAACGCTAATAAGAGCATTTCGGTTAAAATTCTATATTGCAAAATCTCTACTATTGAACAATATGGTGCTAGAAACAGACACAAAATATGGTGCTAGAAATTTGGTCAATATCACTCTTAGAGCCTCATTGAACAAATCATCTGCATTAACATTTGAGAAAGCTTAATTTGATATACATTCATTTAAgtataatgataataatatttaaaggCTTCTCCGACTTAAATATTCATGAGACTTCTGTGAAAGTTTCGTATGGGTAAGGACAGGATGATGGTGTGATAAATGTATCACACATTCAATATAAaggattttaaagaaaaatggttTACCTAATTGATGATGGAAGTCATCATTCTTCTGGGTAATAAAAAGATTCATAATTCTGTATGCATCTGTAATTTAAACATCAAGTTCTAAAAGTGGAAGCCAATTTGGTTGAACTGCTTAAATATCAGCTGAAATTACATACGCATGACAAACAGTCTAAAATTGTGATCCTAACCAGCAAGGAAATGCTTGTAACAAGTAATGCATTACCAGATACATCATATCTGCATGTAGTAGTAAATGGTAGAGCTGAGAGATCCATTACAAcatcatttataatttaatgatTGGCATATATGAcatctgagagagagagtttctgCCTCAACAAGGTGTCAACTAGCACTTTGCTTGTCCGCTTGTATAATAACCACGGATACAACAATTCACTGCTTCAtctgaaaaaattgtaccaaaTTTTACAGTCCTATTCCCCTTCCCAGCCCATTTGACGGGCTCTATGCTCCCACAATGAAGTCACCTTTCTCTCCTTGGTCAGCAGTGCCTCAGACCGCTCTCTGGCCTCCTCACAGGTTTCAGTGGCAGCATTGCATTTTTCTGCCTCCCTCTGGTACTGGGAAGCCGCCCTTTTAGCTTCAGCAAAGGTAATGTTCATATGGCGAACACGCTCCTCAGAAACAGCCTCTTGCAGTTTCAACTCCTCTGTTAGAAGGTCCACAAATTGCTTCTCCATCTCCTGCTTGAGATCCGGGTCATTACCTCCACAATCTGTTCATCAGCATAATGAACAGCACACAAATGAGCCGCTCCTCAGAAAGATGAACCAGTGAGGAATAGGGCAAAGCAAGAGTTTAGGCTTTCCAGATGGTAGAAGCAGGAAGCAATTGGTGGCTAAGAATGTCATGACAAAACCTAAATTGATGCTCTTGCAAAGGTTATAAATTAGGCCCCAACAGGCCAACAACCAGAAGAATTCCCTAAAATTTTATTCTGGTTAAGGCATAATTTAACGTATGTTATAAAAAGGTACTAtagattttatactttttaaagAAATAGCATGAAGAATCAACTGATGAAAGGAAACGATTGAGTAAGAGCCCAGACAAAAGGGCCATTTGACGAAGAGCTGAATGGACATGGTAAAGGTTAGAGCTCCATAGTTGGCAAAATCAACTTTATGGCAACACTAGTTCCCAACAAATATTAAATGTACTAGAAATGCAAATTTACAAGAGCATATTAGTCAAAATCTTTTATCAGTACAACCCAACTCAGTGTTGACAAAACTTAGAAAGAACATGGCTCTTATGTTATATCCACATTTTCaacctagaaaataaaaatgcaatcTAATCTGTGGATGGACAGCGGAAAAGACATAGTATGCATGGTCCAAATGTATGCACAAAAAGTCTATAAAACCAGAGAAAATAGTCAAGTCACAAATCCTTCTAAAGGAAAGAAgcagagaaagaaagataaaagatGGACTTTGATCCTTCATTTTCAACAGAATAAAGATGAACGTGATGAATATTGAGTAGCATAGGAATTTCTTTACCAAATTAACAGAATATAGATGAATGTAAACTTTGTTAACACAGTAATTTCTGCACAAAATTGAGTCAGGAGGATGAACTCTAACCTGTGACAGAGAGATTGGCTAGCCCTGCAAGAGAATTGAAAAAGCCCAGAGATGGCCAATATTAgtatatatacaacaaaatatctCAGATTAGAGAAAAATTGGAAGTTCGAAATTCAAAAGAGAGTTTGtgtaacaagaaataaagtgtaaaaaaaaaaaaaaaatcagtaatgGAAATCCCAGATCTACATGCAATTTCAATAGCCAAATTCATTTGTGCAAAACCAGGAATTAGAAAGTTGCATACAACTAAATCCAAAATAATGTATGAAAACAGATGTAAAAGAAGACATATAGAAGCATGTA
This genomic stretch from Castanea sativa cultivar Marrone di Chiusa Pesio chromosome 1, ASM4071231v1 harbors:
- the LOC142621588 gene encoding uncharacterized protein LOC142621588 — translated: MSRRSTACLRCCLVVFAVVSALAVCGPALYWRLKESLKLGGSSKPSCPLCTCECPPPLSLLKIAPGLANLSVTDCGGNDPDLKQEMEKQFVDLLTEELKLQEAVSEERVRHMNITFAEAKRAASQYQREAEKCNAATETCEEARERSEALLTKERKVTSLWEHRARQMGWEGE
- the LOC142622249 gene encoding calmodulin-binding protein 60 E-like, whose protein sequence is MESSRSNRVDKRGYEQDVEDDAEHVPGSKKPKLPALASVIVEALNVDSLQRLCSSLEPLLRRIVSEEVERALTKLGQSDLPGRSPPPRIQGPDGKCLQLHFKTRMPPHLFTGGKVEGEQGAAIHVMLLDLNTGSVVQTGLESAAKLNVVVLEGDFNEEADEDWTKEYFENHEVKEREGKRPLLTGDLQVVLKEGVGTLGDLTFTDNSSWIRSRKFRLGVKVAPGYCEEIRVREAKTEAFAVKDHRGELYKKHYPPVLHDEVWRLDRIAKDGALHKKLIKADIVTVEDFLRVLVKDAQRLRSILGSGMSNRMWENTVEHAKTCVLGRKLYVYYTDETHGTGVVFNHIYELSGLIAEGQFLSLESLSHSQKISVDTLVKRAYDNWHHVIEYDSKVLNPLASTKKGIRASAAPIADHNYATDHIITNDQNRQQYISELGTQCQYNHQSVPQLIEFPFVRSDQMADMTLNNPQAALSGSTDYMSVGTPADISGDWSQQRIGQGSGDPFAEEIRLRSSEMLETDDMQRLLKTFSMGVGVGMGAGFTHPDEACFSYSVQYEPQMDRKFGHERGRSSGKAVVGWLKLKAALRWGIFIRKRAAERRAQLTELD